A portion of the Fulvia fulva chromosome 1, complete sequence genome contains these proteins:
- a CDS encoding Transcription elongation factor spt5 codes for MANILDHNFEDDEEDDFNPQPEVGSDDEGDAKPRVEVEGEDDDDDQAPAARSRAETDGDDELREEDGDGINGAAEDEDDGIDNGNDNGDAEEDEDNQDEEEEEEDEDDEEDQVSRKRRKTSKRNQFIDVEAEVDEDDEEEPEEEDDLPGEEMHPDDLQELPPGADRDDRMHRELDRQREAQEAMDVEETAARLKERYGRQARGAGAGAAIVPQRLLLPSVNDPRIWRLKCRPGKEREIVFSIQHRIVERSKSREPVQIYSAFERSGPMSGSLYVEAMRQDDIISSLEGITHIFFGTKPQMIPVEEMPDLLRTRKQKRLEPGMYVRPKRGLYAGDLAQVDAIEPNGTEVYLKLVPRLDYGLTEDANAPVMESDGQGGMKRKRVQRAVGQRPSARLFSEVEARKRHTRYLSKSTQSLMHNAWNYQGKEYVDGFLIEPFKIGTLETTNVNPTLEEVTKFAAGNDDGTENLDLAALAATLKTSAGADYLPGDKVQIYKGEQKGLTGRAVEVYGEVVRIRIGEGQLRGQTVEAPIRDLRKLFREGDHVKVIGGSKWQDEVGMVVRTKDDRITILKDSDQTEITVFAKDLREATDSGGVVGASKYDLFDLVQLDASTVGCIIKVDRESLRVMDQFGSIRTVLPSSISNKIERRRDQGPAADRAGNEIKVGDTVREYGGESKSGSVQHVHRSYVFAQSRESRDNAGVWVARCGNVEIAAAKGGRVGPDLTKMNTALRGPNAGAVPMPPPQQKGRDRLIGKTIKIRAGTTKGMIGIVKDTTDDMAIIELHAKNKKVTIAKDKLVVVDAQTGQTINSDARSFGSGRGGGPPGRTPMMGGQTPGRGFGGPPGASSARTPAYAMGGGRTPTWKQDSGARTPAYAGGGQTAYGGGGFGGATAYGGQTSYGGATSYGGGSVWGGAGGNQSTWNPNGGGGRTPAYVSGSKTPAYSGGMEAPTPGFNSAPTPGNYGDQPTPGAYRGAGGQYQTPASYNTPGGFPETPVPYSAETPAAHDDGPRYD; via the exons ATGGCCAACATCCTCGACCACAACTTTGAAGACGACGAGGAGGATGACTTCAACCCGCAGCCCGAGGTCGGTAGTGACGATGAGGGCGACGCAAAACCGCGAGTTGAGGTCGAAGGAGAGGACGATGACGACGACCAAGCGCCAGCTGCCAGATCGCGAGCGGAAACAGACGGCGATGATGAGCTAAGGGAGGAAGATGGAGACGGCATAAATGGTGCAGCGGAAGACGAAGACGATGGTATTGACAATGGAAACGACAATGGCGATGCTGAAGAAGACGAGGATAACCAGGAcgaggaagaagaggaagagGATGAGGATGATGAGGAGGACCAGGTCTCGCGCAAGCGCAGAAAGACATCAAAGCGCAATCAGTTCATCGATGTGGAGGCTGAAGTAGATGAGGACGACGAAGAGGagccggaagaagaggacgACCTACCTGGCGAAGAGATGCACCCAGATGACCTGCAAGAGCTTCCTCCCGGGGCTGACCGTGACGACCGCATGCATCGCGAGCTTGATCGGCAACGAGAGGCACAGGAGGCTATGGATGTGGAAGAGACGGCGGCTAGACTCAAGGAGAGATACGGTCGCCAGGCGCGAGGTGCAGGTGCTGGAGCTGCCATTGTTCCACAACGACTGCTACTGCCCAGTGTCAATGACCCACGCATCTGGCGGCTGAAATGCCGACCTGGCAAGGAACGTGAGATTGTCTTCTCCATCCAGCACCGGATCGTCGAGCGCTCTAAGAGCCGCGAGCCTGTGCAGATCTACTCTGCCTTCGAACGAAGTGGACCTATGAGTGGCAGTCTTTATGTGGAAGCTATGCGCCAGGACGACATCATCTCGTCTCTTGAAGGCATCACGCACATCTTCTTCGGCACGAAGCCGCAGATGATCCCTGTCGAAGAGATGCCTGATCTCCTGAGGACCAGAAAACAAAAGCGCCTCGAGCCGGGCATGTACGTGAGGCCAAAGCGCGGCCTGTACGCAGGAGATCTTGCACAGGTCGATGCAATTGAGCCGAATGGTACGGAAGTCTATCTCAAACTCGTGCCCCGTCTCGATTACGGTCTGACAGAAGATGCAAATGCACCTGTCATGGAGTCAGATGGTCAGGGTGGCATGAAGCGCAAGCGAGTTCAGCGTGCAGTCGGGCAACGCCCATCAGCTCGCCTTTTCAGCGAGGTCGAGGCCAGGAAGAGGCACACCAGATACCTCAGCAAGAGTACCCAGAGTCTGATGCACAACGCCTGGAACTACCAGGGTAAAGAGTACGTGGACGGTTTCTTGATCGAGCCCTTCAAGATCGGTACCCTGGAGACGACCAATGTCAACCCGACTCTCGAGGAAGTCACCAAGTTTGCCGCTGGAAACGACGATGGCACTGAGAACCTCGACCTCGCAGCTTTGGCCGCCACGCTGAAAACGAGCGCTGGTGCCGACTATCTCCCGGGTGACAAAGTCCAAATCTACAAGGGCGAGCAAAAAGGTCTTACTGGTCGTGCTGTGGAAGTCTACGGTGAAGTGGTCAGGATACGCATCGGCGAAGGACAACTTCGGGGACAGACCGTGGAAGCACCCATCCGAGACCTCCGTAAACTGTTTCGAGAGGGTGACCATGTCAAGGTGATTGGAGGCAGCAAGTGGCAGGATGAAGTGGGCATGGTGGTCAGAACCAAGGACGATCGCATAACCATACTGAAAGACAGCGACCAGACAGAGATTACTGTCTTCGCCAAGGACTTGCGAGAAGCGACGGACAGCGGTGGCGTAGTCGGCGCCAGCAAGTACGACCTCTTCGACCTGGTACAGCTAGACGCTTCAACTGTTGGATGCATCATCAAGGTCGACCGCGAGAGTCTACGGGTCATGGACCAGTTTGGCAGCATCCGGACCGTACTCCCGTCAAGTATCTCGAACAAGATTGAGCGTCGGAGAGATCAAGGTCCTGCAGCAGACCGTGCTGGTAATGAGATCAAGGTTGGCGACACGGTGCGTGAGTATGGCGGAGAGAGTAAGTCGGGTTCTGTGCAGCACGTCCACCGAAGCTACGTCTTCGCGCAGAGCAGGGAGTCAAGAGACAATGCTGGTGTCTGGGTTGCGCGATGCGGCAATGTGGAAATCGCGGCCGCTAAGGGCGGTCGTGTTGGACCAGATTTGACCAAGATGAACACCGCTCTACGCGGCCCCAATGCTGGAGCCGTGCCCATGCCACCACCACAACAAAAGGGTAGGGATAGGCTGATTGGTAAGACAATCAAGATCCGTGCCGGCACCACGAAGGGCATGATCGGCATAGTCAAGGACACCACCGACGACATGGCCATCATCGAGCTCCACGCGAAGAACAAAAAGGTCACGATAGCCAAGGACAAGCTCGTGGTCGTCGACGCACAAACCGGCCAGACCATCAACTCTGATGCGCGATCATTCGGCTCTGGACGCGGAGGTGGCCCACCTGGCCGCACACCTATGATGGGTGGCCAGACACCAGGCAGAGGATTCGGCGGCCCACCTGGGGCCAGCTCTGCTCGCACACCAGCGTACGCTATGGGTGGTGGTAGGACACCGACCTGGAAGCAGGACAGTGGTGCACGCACGCCTGCTTACGCTGGTGGCGGCCAGACTGCATATGGTGGCGGAGGCTTCGGCGGTGCTACAGCATACGGCGGCCAGACAAGCTATGGTGGAGCCACTAGCTATGGCGGTGGAAGTGTGTGGGGAGGCGCAGGTGGCAAT CAATCGACCTGGAACCCCAATGGCGGCGGCGGCAGAACACCAGCATACGTGTCTGGATCCAAGACACCGGCATACTCGGGTGGAATGGAAGCACCAACACCAGGCTTCAATTCTGCTCCAACCCCTGGCAACTATGGTGATCAGCCGACCCCCGGTGCGTACAGGGGTGCAGGTGGTCAGTATCAGACACCAGCTTCATACAACACACCGGGTGGCTTTCCAGAAACACCGGTTCCGTACTCAGCAGAG ACACCCGCAGCACACGACGACGGCCCGAGATACGATTAG